In Cryptomeria japonica chromosome 5, Sugi_1.0, whole genome shotgun sequence, the genomic window attattatgtacttttcttatgaatattttgtTTCCTTATTTTAATCTTTAGTTGAATTCTTATCAAACCCTAatgttaataaaatcaaatacttaattaagggtttaacctttataaaataatttgaaacatcaataaaacatttaaaaattatttgaataataataaaattaacaaaggttgtatcaaaatatactttattaataaatatattagattAAGAATAAATGAGTATCATCAAtagtaatttgatatttctatttttttcttatacTTATTTATGTAATATGTAAATTAttcatatattttaaaataaaagttaaacttatactctataggcattagtaaaagttaattgatattaaattgttatagtatgcttttagttgtgaaattgaaaaaagaaaagaaattaatctaaataaattaacaaaatttctattctaccctttttgtttttgtatgaaaatcaattcaaattttaaaattaaaataaatttatttttaaatgttgttaaatgaatcaacaattagttttagaataaatttaaaactaaaatttatataaattttaatgattagagtatgctttttaatgtttatcaaaccctaatggtaatcaatccaaaaaattaattaagggtttaaacttttatgatataatttgaaaaatttaaaaactatatcattagagttaactttaagattaggttagggtttTAATTTAATTAGAGAGATTAGGTgtaggggttaaggttatagttaattagagtttagtgTTAACTTAAGGCTATAAATAggtaactattgtaggataatgcattcataacacttattgtcattttttataaaatattacaaaagtctttaatattatgtacttttcttatgaatattgtttttccttatttgaatttttttatgaaacaaTTACCATGAAACTTTTTGTTCTaatgaaataaatacattttaaaatagcttcaaaatttattataattaaaatatagacattttaaaatagttaaaagtttcttatcattaaaattatcttactcataacctttattctaaccctaaccatgacaGTAAGAGTTTAACCTTTATATAACTTTCAATTAGAGTAAGCTTTTATTCTAACATTGAAAAAGCAAAGAAATTAATTTAGACATATAAGAAACATTTTTAAACATTTTTATTCTACCTTTTCTTTTTGCATGTTGTAAAATAGAAGCCTCTCCAATGCATTGATCTCCTCATTGCTGCAATTCAAATGCGTTTATTAAAATTGAAAATAATCTATTCATAAAGATAATGAAAACATACGAttctaatgaaatattaaaatctcAATACTCACTACTGCAACATATacaaaatataaaatgcaaaaccctaaattaaatACAACAAAACCAAACATTATATAAAAACCTTAAATATTTTGAAAGTGATGATAGCAATAGGCAAATGCACAAATCTATAATTCATATACCAGTCACTCGCAATCACGAGAAGAATAATTCACAAATGAATAAATGCTAAAGAATCCCTCTGCAACCCCAATCCAGATCAACCCTCCTCTACCAACAAATTTGTATTAGTTATTCatacaataataatataaaaatctaCTTTCATAGTAAATATGTGGTTAATTTGGATTCACCATGCATTGCACTGCATATCATTGCAAAACATTATTAATTAAAATGACGCATTGAAAATAAGATatccatttttcattttttcatttcttactttttctttttatcattcttaagtagattaaacttctttaaaaatacCCATTATATGTAAAAAactttatattttaaatataatgtaaaataataaataaaactgaGAAACACATATTAGGTTATAATCATTAAAAAGAATAAAACGTGCAAAAATAAAGCTTTTAGCGTACTTAGCAGCATTAGAGAGTGTATTGAATGAGCAAAAAAATTTCAATCTTCTGTAAAACATTTTTATTTGATGggggtaaaaaaataaaaataaaaaataggaaaATGATAGGAAAAACGTACTGAAAATCTGacagtaaaaaaataaaaataaaaaataggaaaATGATAGGAAAAATGCACTGAAAATCTGacagtaaaaaaataaaaataaaaaataggaaaATGATAGGAAAAATGCACTGAAAATCTGACAGTTCATACCATGATGTATAATTTTTTACCTTTGATTTGTAAAAAGAAGTCCCTCATTTTGAATAAGTAACACTTTTGGTataaaaattgattacaatataataatttatGTTTAGAATCAAGAACCTAAATTTAAGGTAAAAGAGAGGagtaaagagataaaaatatatgcATAATAAAACTATACCTAATTCTTTAGAAGTAGTAGCCTTAGCATTAAATAATCCCATGTTCTTGTTTACTCTAATATGTGCAAAGAGTAGTTTTTATAGAGGTAGTGACCTCATAGATTGTTCCATTAGATTAAGTAGTTACACTTAGAGTTTTGATATCAATTACTAAAATATTTAAATTGTGGTGATTTATGTTTAGAATCAAGAACCTAAACTTTAGGTAAAAAGTAAATTATAATAGTAAAGAGAAATACTTAGAGTTTACAAAGAGAGGAATATATGCATAATAAAACTATACCTAATTCTTTAGAGCTAGTAGCCTTAGCATTAAATAAACTCATGTTCTTATTTATTCTAATATTAAAAAAACTCATTTGCAAAAGTGTAGTTTTCAGAGAGGTATTAGATTAAGTAGTCACACTTAGAGTTTTGACatcaattattaaaaatatttaaattgtgGTGATTTTTTTTACTATTATAAATCTTTTAGAAAATGTCTAGTAATTTAATAGTGTAAAGGAAAAGTAAAGTATAATGACAAGGTTCCATTGGTAATAAGTGGTTACAAGTGCatgtaaaaataaatattatagtgTAATGCGTTTAAAAAAAAGAGAGAGTAtgatgaaagaaaaagtaaaataaattgtttatattttatattttaagagattttcaTATGTCTATTGTGAAATTATCATACCTCAAAAACAAGGTATGCTCATCATCAAAATAGATCATATTTAATCCAATGCACAATCACAAGTCCCTATATATATACCATCCTACATAAATAAATCCTACCAAATAACATATACATATtactaaaaaaaaatctaaaaagctATAATACCTCCAATACCATTATATCCAATAAAAAACACATACATCCTATAAAACTCTCACTTCATTGAATATTTACATCTAAAATCAAACAATACATCTAAAAATCTACTAAGAACATTCATATAATTCTTTATCACATAATGCCAAAAAATGTTCACTTTCAAATTGACAGTGTGACTTTAATAAAATGACCTTTACTATCATTTATATTCAAATGTCAAAGAAAAATCACTTTCAAATTTGGCTTTTTCCTTTATTAAAATGACCTCTCAGCCATTTGTTTTCAATAAGTTAAATAAGCAGTCGTGAATTAAATGAAATGCTTCTTTTCACAATAATTTTCACTACACACAAAAGATATAACTGAGCTTTCCACGGGATTCGGTGTCATCTAAGATAAACAATACATAGGTACCCAACAATACATTATGGTACAATATGGGTGCGCATAGACAGAAGTCAATAGATCTGGGTGTCCCAGCTGATGCCGCTGATTTTTCCGCGCAATTCCGGGTCATTGAAGGACTGACCGAAAATGTCATCAACAGGGTGTATCGCTGCATTTACATACCCAAGAATACAAGATACCATTCAAAGTGTACCTGCTCATGCCACGTCATACACATTCTTCTTACGCAAACAAGACGCTATACATAACAAAATGGAAGCCATCCAGGGAGGCTTGTGACCACAAATTTCAATACTCTTCGTTGCTGTTGGAAGCGCAGAGATATGTCAGAACACAACATACTTTTATTATCATTTCTGGGAGTAATCGCAATCGCACTGGTTTCAGCTGCGGCAGATGACCCACAGATTACTTACCTCGGCTCTGGATGTAGCGAGAGTCTAAACAGGACTTACAAAAATTTTACTGCTTTCAATAACAATCAAGCTGCTGTTTTCGGATCGCTTGTCTCAAATCTGTCTTCTAATGGATCCCATTTCGCCACTTCAGTCATCGACAACGGCACCGCAGATCCAGTGTATGGACTTGTTCAATGTAGAGAATATCTCACACCTAACGAATGCTTACAGTGCTTCACCGCAGCCAAGGCTAAAGTGAAGGAGTTTTGTCCTAAATCTAATGGAGCAAAGATTCATCTTGATGGCTGTTTTCTGCATTTTGAGAATAACACTTTCTTTGATGGGGGGGAAGACGGTGGAGATGATAAGAATTGCTCCAGCGTGTCTGAGACTGTAGACTTCTCCAACACAGCGCATGGACTACTAAGTCGGCTCATACAAAACGCTTCTACAAACGATGGCTATGCTGTCGGCTCCCTCAACTCTATCTATGCTCTTGTTCAGTGCGTCAAATCCCTTAACAACGACACATGCCAATCTTGCCTCAGGGATGCTCGGGAGCATCTTACAACAAATTGCCTTCTCACCCAGGAAGCCCATGCTTTGATGGCTGGTTGTTTTATTCGCTATGCAAattatcctttcttttctcataaCCTGGCCGGTACGACCAATTGCTTTTAACAACAAATTATGTTTTTGAATCCTGTATCTTACATTGAATCAGTCTTTCtttcatatatatgtgtgtttgtgtgtttaaCAGCGTCCACAGAGAATGAAAATCGGTCAAAGTCCAAAAGAGTGCCTATATTGTTAGGAAGCGTTGGGAGGGGAGTTTTGTTGGCGGCGGTGTGTGTTGCTGTGCTTTGTAGATATTGCCAGTGCCGCCAGAGGTTTAAGAGCATCATCCCTGTCTTTGCCAAAACAGGTACTCTAAAATTCCATTCTTCTCAACAAATGATTTGGGAAAAAATAAGAATCTAATGGTCTATGAAGAAGGAGGGGGTACTAGAAAAATCTTGATTTATAAATGTTTAGACTATGTTTAGACTTTTGATTTATAAGtattcaaatataaataaagcTGATTTTTTTTTCAGTTTGTGAGAACAGAGCATTTGATGATGTACAGAAAATAGTTAAttaaaattgtgaaattttgagtttaagatatcattaatgtaattttttaaaatttaggcTGTGTGatgttttctatcatcaaagtatTGTATCATATTTTATGATCTATTCTCTTCTCTGGTTTTAATATATCCTACTGAATCATAGAATATGATCTGAAAAATTGATAATCAAAATTAATATATAatcaaaatctataaaaaaataatcaaaatttttaACTTAAAATAAAAAAGTTTACATAAATATCCAAACTTCTATTGACATTCTACTTTCCTCTTTTGTTCCACACCCTGTGATAGCATGAAGAAGAAAATTTTCTACTGAAGAAGTCCTTGATTTGAAAAAGAGTTTCTTAAACTGATTGACAACTCATGCATTGATTGTAATTGATTTCTAAATTCAACTGTGTAAAAACTGATTGACAACTCATACATTGATATCTCCACCCTAGATCCATCTTTACTGAGTTGTTGGATTGCATCAAATAGATTGTTTCTATTGAAATTGCTAAAATTCTCCTTGTTGACAGAGACAACCAATAATATTGTAAAAAAATCTCTATCAATGAAGTAATTTCCTCAACTAAATTTTTGATCACTATCTCCATCTTGTCAAGTGCATTGAATTTTACATTTGAATTGCCATAAAAAATGACCCTTATGCCCATAAGATGTTTGTATGTACATCTAGTGGGACCTTGAGTAttcagaatggaaaaattcaaatctGAAGTACTCCTTACCTCATAGAGTTGAAAATTGCTAGCAAAGATGGTGACATTccgcaaatttaattaaataaaatgtgacTGAAATAAAACGTATAATATTTTGTGCAGAAGAGGATCTGGAAGCCAGAGAAGCAATCGAGCAAGTTACAATTTATAATTACGAAACTCTTCGAGATGTAACTGCTAATTTCGATCCCAGTAATCTACTTGGAAAAGGGGGATTCGGCGAAGTTTACAaggtttatattattattattatagtatgAAGTGAACAATATTGGCTTCTTGGATTGGCTAGATTCTATCCTGAAGGGGAATCCCACGTTTCCACCAAAGTTGGAGGAACAATGTAAGTGTATTTACAAAATTCTATCAATGCTACACCACAAGTTTGTAGATTATACTATCATATTTATCAAACAGAGGTTATACTGCGCCTGAGTATGTCGTTCGTGGACAATTAACAGAAAAAGCTGACGTCTATAGTTTCGGGGTGGTGGTTCTTGAGATTGTTAGTGGAAGAAAGTGTATAGATCAAAAGTTGCCAGATCCTCTTCAGCTTCTTTTGCAATGGGTGCGCTCTCAATCTTCTCACCTCTTATTGCTCTATGATTTGTTCAAGACTAATCAAAGACATATATTAATATAATACATTGAATTATTTGGTGGTTGTAGATTTGGCAACTCTATGAGAGCGATAAAATATTGGAAATGGTTGATCCGAAGTTGAAAGGAGAGTACTCACAAGAGCAAATGGTGAGAGTTATAACAATTGCTCTACTGTGTGTAAAAGCATCTCCATCCCAGCGTCCAAGTATGACCCAAATTGTATCAATGTTAACAAGTAACTCAGAGATAACTGATCAGCCTACCAAACCGGCGTTTCTAGAAAGTAATGTAAATGACAGAACTCCAACTTCTTCGTCAAGGGATTCAGCAGGATCTCATGGATCTGTTAATGTATCTTTATTCGCTCGTTAGTTATTCCTTTTCACTACTAAGTCATTATTTCAGCATAGAACTAGCTAAGGACTATAGATACAGAAAATCATAAGTTTTGTGTATGGCAATCTATATTAACATTGAGTTCGTTTATCAAAATTAAAGATCCAAGCCTGTATTTTGTATGTCGTCGCCATAAATTTGAGTCTGAATAAAATTAAGACATTATCAACACTAGTTAATGGGATGCTCACACAAACTGAAGATTCAACAATTTAGCTAAATTACAATGGTTCTTGTTTATGCTTTTGTA contains:
- the LOC131875628 gene encoding plasmodesmata-located protein 8-like, which gives rise to MSEHNILLLSFLGVIAIALVSAAADDPQITYLGSGCSESLNRTYKNFTAFNNNQAAVFGSLVSNLSSNGSHFATSVIDNGTADPVYGLVQCREYLTPNECLQCFTAAKAKVKEFCPKSNGAKIHLDGCFLHFENNTFFDGGEDGGDDKNCSSVSETVDFSNTAHGLLSRLIQNASTNDGYAVGSLNSIYALVQCVKSLNNDTCQSCLRDAREHLTTNCLLTQEAHALMAGCFIRYANYPFFSHNLAASTENENRSKSKRVPILLGSVGRGVLLAAVCVAVLCRYCQCRQRFKSIIPVFAKTEEDLEAREAIEQVTIYNYETLRDVTANFDPSNLLGKGGFGEVYKVYIIIIIV